In a single window of the Rhodamnia argentea isolate NSW1041297 chromosome 2, ASM2092103v1, whole genome shotgun sequence genome:
- the LOC115738643 gene encoding BTB/POZ domain-containing protein At2g30600 → MAEKEKKFLRVAPFECAWSEDLMFREAGRGCVAFEAFARNDVTVVFRENAGSQHYHYKRDNTPHYTVILGSHRNRRFKIEVDGKTAVDEAGVALCSSSAFQSYWISICDGLISVGQGRYPFQNLVFQWLDTNPNCNVRYVGLSSWDKHVGYRNVSVLPLTQNPISLWKQVDWSEHKGEEGKDDEDLGEEYSDYEKWGLENFLESWELSDVYFIIGEDGKPVPAHRVILGICGNFNFCSSSDVIRLRDVEYRVLHSLLQYLYTGHTQAAESELGSLMTLALQFEVMPLVKQCQETMGRFKSNNNLFHSGENVELSYPSSRPHSTVFPFGLPVNMQKLKQLPITGEHSDVKIYMDGDGLAAQAHKIVLSLWSIPFAKMFTNGMTESISSEICLKDVSPEAFSHMVSFMYSGEINMEDGPNSGNLLLQLLLLADQFGVTLLHQECCKILLECLSEDSICPILQAVSMIPSCKLIEETSKRNFATHFDYCTTASMDFILLDDTTFSHIIQHPDLTVTSEERVLNAILMWCTKAKKLLGWEAVDELMNSLTPEVIFSDRLHLLNDLLPFVRFALLPHALLKKLKVSNLRKHIHVLDHLVTEALNHTEIGSTNMGTDKRFQHRRSSFKELQYICDGDSNGVMYFAGTSYGEHQWFNPVIAKRIFISASSPISRYTDPKVLVSRTFQGTSFAGPRMEDGHNCSWWLVDIGEDHQLMCNYYTLRQDGSRAYMRFWKLQGSVDGNSWTDLRVHDNDQTICKPGQFASWPVTGANALLPFRYFRFVLAGPTTDASNPWNFCICFLELYGYFR, encoded by the exons ATGgcagagaaggagaagaagttccTCAGAGTTGCGCCCTTTGAGTGTGCTTGGAGCGAGGATTTGATGTTCCGGGAAGCCGGGAGGGGTTGTGTTGCTTTTGAAGCTTTTGCCCGCAATGATGTGACCGTGGTGTTCCGCGAGAATGCCGGCAGCCAGCACTACCATTACAAGAGAGATAACACTCCTCACTATACCGTGATTCTTGGCAGTCACCGCAACCGCCGTTTCAAAATTGAGGTGGATGGGAAAACCGCAGTCGATGAGGCGGGTGTTGCCCTTTGCAGCTCTTCGGCTTTTCAGAGCTACTGGATCAGTATATGTGACGGGTTGATCAGCGTTGGCCAGGGTCGATACCCTTTTCAGAATCTGGTTTTCCAGTGGTTGGACACCAACCCGAATTGCAATGTTCGGTATGTTGGGCTGAGCAGCTGGGACAAGCATGTTGGATATAGGAATGTCAGTGTGTTGCCATTAACACAAAATCCTATCTCACTCTGGAAGCAGGTGGATTGGAGTGAGCACAAAGGGGAGGAGGGAAAAGATGATGAGGATTTGGGAGAAGAATATTCAGATTATGAAAAGTGGGGACTAGAAAATTTTCTGGAGAGCTGGGAACTGTCTGATGTGTATTTCATCATTGGAGAGGATGGAAAGCCTGTCCCTGCTCACCGGGTCATCTTGGGCATCTGTGGTAACTTCAATTTTTGTTCATCGAGTGATGTTATTCGTCTCCGAGATGTTGAATATCGTGTCCTACATTCTCTTCTTCAGTATTTGTACACCGGACATACGCAG GCTGCAGAGTCTGAGCTCGGTTCTCTGATGACATTAGCCTTACAATTTGAGGTGATGCCCTTGGTTAAGCAGTGTCAGGAAACGATGGGTCGTTTTAAGTCGAATAACAATTTGTTTCACTCTGGTGAGAACGTGGAGTTATCATATCCAAGCTCAAGGCCCCATTCTACGGTTTTCCCCTTTGGGCTCCCTGTCAACATGCAGAAACTCAAACAGTTGCCTATAACTGGTGAACACAGTGATGTTAAAATCTACATGGATGGTGATGGTCTAGCTGCCCAGGCACATAAAATTGTTCTTAGTTTGTGGAGCATCCCATTTGCAAAG ATGTTCACCAACGGAATGACTGAGAGCATTTCGTCAGAGATTTGCTTGAAGGATGTATCACCAGAAGCATTCAGTCATATGGTCAGCTTCATGTATAGTGGTGAAATTAACATGGAAGATGGTCCAAATTCTGGGAACTTATTACTCCAACTGCTTTTACTTGCTGATCAGTTTGGAGTCACCCTACTTCATCAGGAGTGCTGCAAAATACTTTTAGAATGCCTCTCTGAG GACTCTATATGTCCCATCCTCCAAGCTGTTTCAATGATTCCATCTTGTAAGCTTATTGAAGAAACAAGCAAGAGAAATTTCGCAACACACTTTGATTATTGTACAACAGCGAGCATGGACTTTATCTTGTTAGACGACACAACTTTTAGCCATATTATTCAG CATCCAGACTTGACTGTGACATCTGAAGAGAGGGTTCTCAATGCAATTTTAATGTGGTGCACGAAGGCAAAGAAATTACTTGGTTGGGAAGCAGTGGACGAGCTCATGAACTCTTTAACACCTGAAGTCATTTTTTCTGACAGGCTTCACTTACTTAATGATTTGTTGCCCTTTGTGCGATTTGCCTTGTTACCACATGCATTGCTTAAGAAG TTGAAGGTGAGCAACCTCAGAAAACATATCCATGTTCTTGACCACCTT GTCACGGAGGCCCTCAACCATACAGAAATTGGGTCGACAAATATGGGGACTGACAAAAG ATTCCAACATAGGCGATCTAGTTTTAAGGAGCTCCAATACATATGTGATGGTGACAGCAATGGGGTTATGTACTTTGCGGGCACGTCATATGGGGAACATCAGTGGTTTAATCCTGTTATTGCAAAG AGGATTTTTATTTCCGCTAGTAGCCCCATTTCAAGATATACTGATCCTAAAGTTTTGGTCTCAAGAACTTTTCAg GGTACATCTTTTGCTGGCCCTCGAATGGAAGATGGACATAACTGCTCATGGTGGCTGGTAGACATTGGCGAAGATCATCAG CTGATGTGCAACTACTACACCCTCAGACAGGATGGCTCAAGGGCATACATGAGGTTCTGGAAGCTTCAG GGCTCCGTGGATGGGAACTCGTGGACAGACTTGAGGGTACATGATAACGACCAGACCATCTGCAAGCCTGGGCAGTTTGCGTCGTGGCCCGTAACTGGCGCAAATGCTCTCCTTCCTTTTAGATACTTTAGGTTTGTTTTGGCTGGTCCCACGACCGATGCATCGAACCCCTGGAACTTCTGCATTTGCTTCTTGGAGCTCTACGGCTATTTTCGCTGA
- the LOC115738747 gene encoding G2/mitotic-specific cyclin-2 isoform X2 encodes MAGSDENNLGLVGGADVQEGLRVGVGKIATGNGQQRRALSNINSNIIGAPPYPCAINKRALSEKNVNSENDLPNAAHRPITRQFAAQMAYKQQLRPEENKKTTQSFSNPSITEDCAILDANDYRMADDFPVPMFVQHTEAMLEEIDRMEEVEMEDVAEEPVTDIDSCDKENQLAVIEYIDDIYDFYKKAEASSCVPPNYMDQQHDINERMRGILIDWLIEVHYKFELMDETLYLTVNLIDRFLAIQPVVKKKLQLVGVTAMLLACKYEEVSVPVVEDLILISDKAYSRKEVLEMESLMVNTLHFNMSVPTPYVFMRRFLKAAQSDKKLELLSFFIIELSLVEYEMLKFPPSLLAASAIYTAQCTIAGTKQWSTTCEWHTSYSEQQLLECARLMVTFHQRAGSGKLTGVHRKYSTSKFGQAARTKPANFLLDFHL; translated from the exons ATGGCCGGATCGGACGAGAACAACCTGGGGTTGGTCGGAGGTGCGGACGTTCAAG AGGGCTTACGTGTCGGAGTGGGGAAGATTGCGACAGGGAATGGTCAACAGAGACGAGCTCTGAGCAACATCAACAGCAACATTATTGGGGCTCCTCCTTATCCATGTGCAATCAACAAAAGGGCCTTGTCCGA AAAAAATGTCAATTCTGAAAACGACCTTCCCAATGCTGCACATAGGCCGATTACTAG GCAGTTTGCTGCTCAGATGGCGTACAAGCAGCAACTTAGACCCGAG GAGAACAAGAAGACGACCCAATCATTCTCAAATCCCAGCATAACGGAAGATTGTGCCATCTTAGATGCGAATGACTACAGGATGGCTGATGATTTTCCGGTGCCGATGTTTGTGCAGCACACTGAAGCAATGTTAGAAGAAATTGATCGGATG GAGGAGGTTGAGATGGAAGATGTAGCTGAAGAACCTGTCACGGACATTGACAGCTGTGATAAAGAGAACCAGTTGGCTGTCATTGAGTACATTGATGACATATACGATTTCTATAAGAAAGCCGAG GCTTCTAGTTGTGTTCCCCCGAACTACATGGATCAGCAGCATGATATTAATGAGCGGATGAGAGGTATACTAATTGACTGGCTGATTGAG GTTCATTACAAGTTTGAATTGATGGATGAGACCTTGTATCTTACGGTCAATCTCATCGATAGATTCTTAGCTATCCAACCTGTAGTGAAGAAAAAACTCCAGCTGGTAGGGGTAACAGCCATGCTTCTGGCTTGCAAGTATGAAGAAGTCTCAGTTCCAGTAGTGGAGGATCTCATTCTGATTTCAGACAAAGCTTATAGCAGGAAAGAAGTTTTGGAAATG GAGAGTCTGATGGTGAATACTTTGCACTTTAACATGTCAGTGCCCACTCCTTATGTTTTCATGAGGAGATTTCTTAAAGCTGCTCAATCTGACAAGAAG CTCGAGCTCCTGTCATTCTTCATCATCGAGCTTTCCCTGGTTGAATATGAGATGCTGAAGTTCCCACCCTCTTTACTAGCTGCTTCTGCAATCTACACTGCTCAGTGTACAATTGCCGGAACCAAACAGTGGAGTACGACATGCGAATGGCACACCAGCTACTCAGAACAGCAGCTTCT GGAATGCGCCAGATTGATGGTCACTTTCCATCAGAGGGCTGGATCTGGGAAGCTCACTGGTGTGCACCGGAAGTATAGCACATCCAAGTTCGGTCAAGCCGCGAGAACTAAGCCCGCTAACTTCCTCTTGGACTTCCATTTGTAG
- the LOC115738747 gene encoding G2/mitotic-specific cyclin-2 isoform X1, protein MAGSDENNLGLVGGADVQEGLRVGVGKIATGNGQQRRALSNINSNIIGAPPYPCAINKRALSEKNVNSENDLPNAAHRPITRQFAAQMAYKQQLRPEENKKTTQSFSNPSITEDCAILDANDYRMADDFPVPMFVQHTEAMLEEIDRMEEVEMEDVAEEPVTDIDSCDKENQLAVIEYIDDIYDFYKKAEASSCVPPNYMDQQHDINERMRGILIDWLIEEQVHYKFELMDETLYLTVNLIDRFLAIQPVVKKKLQLVGVTAMLLACKYEEVSVPVVEDLILISDKAYSRKEVLEMESLMVNTLHFNMSVPTPYVFMRRFLKAAQSDKKLELLSFFIIELSLVEYEMLKFPPSLLAASAIYTAQCTIAGTKQWSTTCEWHTSYSEQQLLECARLMVTFHQRAGSGKLTGVHRKYSTSKFGQAARTKPANFLLDFHL, encoded by the exons ATGGCCGGATCGGACGAGAACAACCTGGGGTTGGTCGGAGGTGCGGACGTTCAAG AGGGCTTACGTGTCGGAGTGGGGAAGATTGCGACAGGGAATGGTCAACAGAGACGAGCTCTGAGCAACATCAACAGCAACATTATTGGGGCTCCTCCTTATCCATGTGCAATCAACAAAAGGGCCTTGTCCGA AAAAAATGTCAATTCTGAAAACGACCTTCCCAATGCTGCACATAGGCCGATTACTAG GCAGTTTGCTGCTCAGATGGCGTACAAGCAGCAACTTAGACCCGAG GAGAACAAGAAGACGACCCAATCATTCTCAAATCCCAGCATAACGGAAGATTGTGCCATCTTAGATGCGAATGACTACAGGATGGCTGATGATTTTCCGGTGCCGATGTTTGTGCAGCACACTGAAGCAATGTTAGAAGAAATTGATCGGATG GAGGAGGTTGAGATGGAAGATGTAGCTGAAGAACCTGTCACGGACATTGACAGCTGTGATAAAGAGAACCAGTTGGCTGTCATTGAGTACATTGATGACATATACGATTTCTATAAGAAAGCCGAG GCTTCTAGTTGTGTTCCCCCGAACTACATGGATCAGCAGCATGATATTAATGAGCGGATGAGAGGTATACTAATTGACTGGCTGATTGAG GAACAGGTTCATTACAAGTTTGAATTGATGGATGAGACCTTGTATCTTACGGTCAATCTCATCGATAGATTCTTAGCTATCCAACCTGTAGTGAAGAAAAAACTCCAGCTGGTAGGGGTAACAGCCATGCTTCTGGCTTGCAAGTATGAAGAAGTCTCAGTTCCAGTAGTGGAGGATCTCATTCTGATTTCAGACAAAGCTTATAGCAGGAAAGAAGTTTTGGAAATG GAGAGTCTGATGGTGAATACTTTGCACTTTAACATGTCAGTGCCCACTCCTTATGTTTTCATGAGGAGATTTCTTAAAGCTGCTCAATCTGACAAGAAG CTCGAGCTCCTGTCATTCTTCATCATCGAGCTTTCCCTGGTTGAATATGAGATGCTGAAGTTCCCACCCTCTTTACTAGCTGCTTCTGCAATCTACACTGCTCAGTGTACAATTGCCGGAACCAAACAGTGGAGTACGACATGCGAATGGCACACCAGCTACTCAGAACAGCAGCTTCT GGAATGCGCCAGATTGATGGTCACTTTCCATCAGAGGGCTGGATCTGGGAAGCTCACTGGTGTGCACCGGAAGTATAGCACATCCAAGTTCGGTCAAGCCGCGAGAACTAAGCCCGCTAACTTCCTCTTGGACTTCCATTTGTAG